A section of the Streptomyces agglomeratus genome encodes:
- a CDS encoding helix-turn-helix domain-containing protein — MPASPSSSAQAAREALAVRLQHLRKDAGLTGKELSARCGWHPAKTTRIQKGDAPPSDADIRAWCTACDADDQADDLIATARAVDSMYLEWRRLHKDGMRKVQQDWNTLHERTRVCRAYVSNVPPGFFQTPGFATALMEQITRFQGTPDDVAEAVAARIARSRFLYEGGHRYVVLMEESVLRYCTAGPEAMRGQLRHLLAVMPLASVSLGIIPFTAQRTVWPLEAFYVHDDTTAVVETLTAEIKVKQPRELADYAKAFAGLAEMAVYGDAARALIRAAIDALE, encoded by the coding sequence GTGCCCGCCTCCCCATCGTCCAGCGCACAAGCGGCCCGCGAGGCGCTCGCCGTGCGCTTGCAGCACCTGCGCAAGGACGCCGGCCTCACCGGGAAGGAACTCTCCGCCCGGTGCGGCTGGCACCCCGCGAAGACCACCCGCATCCAGAAGGGCGACGCCCCGCCCTCGGACGCGGACATCCGCGCCTGGTGCACGGCCTGCGACGCGGACGACCAGGCCGACGACCTCATCGCCACCGCTCGCGCCGTCGACTCGATGTACCTGGAGTGGCGCCGCCTGCACAAAGACGGGATGCGCAAGGTCCAACAGGACTGGAACACCCTGCACGAGCGCACCCGCGTCTGCCGGGCCTACGTCTCCAACGTCCCGCCCGGGTTCTTCCAGACGCCCGGCTTCGCCACCGCTCTCATGGAGCAGATCACCCGCTTCCAGGGCACCCCCGACGACGTCGCCGAAGCCGTCGCCGCCCGCATCGCCCGCTCCCGGTTCCTCTACGAGGGTGGACACCGCTATGTCGTCCTCATGGAGGAGTCCGTCCTGCGCTACTGCACGGCCGGCCCTGAGGCGATGCGCGGGCAGCTGCGCCACCTCCTGGCCGTGATGCCGCTCGCCTCAGTCTCTCTGGGGATCATCCCGTTCACCGCGCAGCGCACCGTGTGGCCGCTGGAGGCGTTCTACGTCCACGACGACACCACGGCCGTGGTGGAGACGCTGACGGCGGAGATCAAGGTGAAGCAGCCGCGCGAGCTCGCCGACTACGCCAAGGCGTTCGCTGGCCTCGCGGAGATGGCCGTCTACGGCGACGCCGCCCGCGCCCTCATCCGCGCCGCGATCGACGCCCTGGAGTGA
- a CDS encoding DUF6879 family protein, which yields MPLNAQQLNTATFAELLAATHHTAVHLEMRDLYAVGDETDDYAAFLRTGVPNLDPARSFWPQWMPLVKDAVARGVVMRRARIVSEPVTDYIRYEHAITPLNLQAGEDVRWLPRRHASDIPLPGNDFWLLDERLVQFHHFTGTGDWAPDGKERTDDPAAAALCATAFETVWERGIPHEKYTVQAP from the coding sequence ATGCCGCTGAACGCGCAGCAGCTGAACACCGCGACGTTCGCTGAGCTGCTCGCCGCCACCCATCACACGGCGGTCCATCTGGAGATGCGCGACCTGTACGCGGTGGGCGACGAGACGGACGACTACGCCGCCTTCCTGCGGACCGGTGTCCCGAACCTCGATCCGGCGCGCTCGTTCTGGCCGCAGTGGATGCCGCTCGTCAAGGACGCGGTCGCCCGCGGCGTGGTGATGCGCCGCGCGCGGATCGTCTCCGAGCCGGTCACCGACTACATCCGCTACGAGCACGCCATCACCCCGCTCAACCTCCAGGCCGGAGAGGACGTGCGCTGGCTGCCCCGCCGCCACGCCAGCGACATCCCGCTGCCCGGCAACGACTTCTGGCTCCTGGACGAACGGCTCGTGCAGTTCCACCACTTCACCGGCACCGGCGACTGGGCACCGGACGGCAAGGAACGCACCGACGATCCGGCCGCGGCCGCGCTGTGCGCCACGGCGTTCGAGACGGTGTGGGAGCGCGGCATCCCGCACGAGAAGTACACCGTCCAGGCCCCCTGA
- a CDS encoding helix-turn-helix domain-containing protein, giving the protein MDFEIRENRGAGGGKRLARERAAHFQLVEQGYSTREAARIIDTNLRTGKRWHNGWHTPRSSKTAERPFD; this is encoded by the coding sequence ATGGACTTCGAGATCCGGGAGAACCGGGGGGCCGGGGGTGGGAAGAGGCTAGCCCGAGAGCGAGCCGCACACTTCCAGCTCGTGGAGCAGGGCTACAGCACGCGGGAAGCCGCCCGGATCATCGATACCAACCTGCGCACCGGAAAGCGGTGGCACAACGGGTGGCACACACCGAGATCCTCGAAAACTGCGGAACGTCCGTTCGACTAG
- a CDS encoding ADP-ribosylglycohydrolase family protein has product MINVPTAVLDSLYGLAFGDAFGDRWFGILRRHGPAALEARTLPPEPLWRWSDDTAQALVLVRELVKGGGIVDQDRLALCLAAAYAEDTHRGYGASMHDVLRRIGAGEPWREVVAGQFGGQGSWGNGAAMRAAPLGAWHGADLDVVAEQAARQGAVSHHHPEAVTGAVAVALAAALATRSRGGPTPARSDFLQAVAERLPDSDIRSGVRIAARMPERTSVRHAAEVLGSGYRMSGPDTVPYALWCAAGHLDDLHEGLWVTVAGRGDIDTTCAIAGGVIAARTGVAALPPAWHSACEPLPPVVT; this is encoded by the coding sequence ATGATCAACGTGCCTACTGCTGTGCTGGATTCGCTGTACGGGCTCGCGTTCGGCGACGCCTTCGGCGACCGCTGGTTCGGCATCCTTCGCAGGCATGGTCCGGCAGCCCTGGAGGCGCGGACGCTGCCCCCGGAACCGCTGTGGCGGTGGAGTGACGACACCGCTCAAGCGCTGGTTCTCGTCAGGGAGCTCGTCAAGGGCGGGGGCATCGTCGACCAGGACCGCCTGGCCCTGTGCCTCGCGGCGGCCTACGCCGAGGACACGCACCGCGGCTATGGAGCCTCGATGCATGACGTGCTGCGCCGGATCGGTGCGGGCGAGCCCTGGCGGGAGGTGGTCGCCGGACAGTTCGGCGGCCAGGGCTCCTGGGGCAACGGCGCGGCCATGCGAGCCGCCCCGCTCGGTGCCTGGCACGGCGCCGACCTCGATGTGGTCGCTGAGCAGGCCGCCCGCCAGGGTGCGGTCTCGCACCACCACCCGGAGGCGGTCACCGGAGCGGTAGCGGTCGCCCTGGCTGCGGCGCTGGCGACCCGCAGCCGGGGCGGGCCAACCCCGGCCAGATCGGACTTCCTGCAGGCAGTCGCCGAACGACTGCCCGACAGCGACATCCGGTCGGGAGTGCGGATCGCGGCCCGGATGCCGGAGCGCACCTCGGTTCGGCACGCCGCGGAGGTCCTGGGCTCCGGCTACCGGATGTCAGGGCCCGACACCGTCCCGTACGCCCTGTGGTGTGCGGCGGGGCACCTCGACGACCTGCACGAGGGCCTGTGGGTCACGGTCGCCGGGCGCGGCGATATCGACACTACCTGCGCCATCGCGGGCGGGGTCATCGCCGCCCGCACCGGCGTTGCCGCCCTTCCTCCTGCATGGCACTCGGCCTGTGAACCGCTGCCCCCGGTCGTGACGTAG
- a CDS encoding GNAT family N-acetyltransferase has product MLWWIEVAADARGRGLGRAMLGSALDALTGLGAKEVILYVDDDAPRGDERDRTAANRLYESAGFTEIDRLYSYALLS; this is encoded by the coding sequence GTGCTGTGGTGGATCGAGGTGGCCGCCGATGCGCGGGGACGCGGTCTCGGCCGGGCGATGCTGGGTTCCGCTCTCGACGCGCTGACCGGCCTCGGTGCCAAGGAAGTGATCCTGTACGTCGATGACGACGCGCCCCGAGGCGACGAAAGGGACCGCACGGCGGCCAACCGCCTGTACGAGAGCGCCGGATTCACTGAAATCGACCGCCTGTACTCCTACGCCCTGCTGTCCTGA
- a CDS encoding SDR family NAD(P)-dependent oxidoreductase, with product MRCDGITCCPTPDPRKWRELEHRCIGSAGRGRNRGIGRETARQLAGLGHAVLLSARHPEDVERAVVDLAPNVPGRLLPCRLDVTDADDIRALARRVERVIM from the coding sequence ATGCGGTGCGACGGCATAACGTGCTGCCCGACTCCGGATCCGCGTAAGTGGAGAGAACTTGAGCACCGCTGCATCGGTAGCGCTGGTCGCGGGCGCAACAGGGGCATCGGCCGTGAGACTGCGCGTCAGCTCGCCGGACTCGGTCACGCCGTCCTGCTGTCCGCCCGCCACCCGGAGGACGTCGAACGGGCCGTCGTCGATCTGGCCCCCAACGTGCCCGGGAGGTTGCTGCCGTGCCGGCTCGACGTGACCGACGCCGACGACATCCGTGCTCTAGCACGCCGCGTGGAGCGAGTGATCATGTGA
- a CDS encoding DUF6415 family natural product biosynthesis protein has product MSDTYTVLHDPHGLAAAELPLDRAPYEALVTAVLAWKDPNLTPRDYEQIVLQLTGHARTVAADVQRHAATLPKNDGRGALAEVVLREATGRLSAPIQGTARCAQNRARLVRALYERLDCLTEPPPAAT; this is encoded by the coding sequence ATGAGCGACACCTACACCGTGCTCCACGACCCCCACGGCCTTGCCGCAGCCGAACTCCCGCTGGACCGCGCGCCGTACGAAGCACTCGTCACCGCCGTCCTCGCGTGGAAGGACCCGAACCTCACCCCACGCGACTACGAGCAGATCGTGCTCCAACTGACCGGCCACGCCCGCACGGTCGCCGCCGACGTCCAGCGCCACGCCGCCACCCTGCCAAAGAACGACGGCCGCGGCGCCCTCGCCGAAGTCGTCCTACGCGAAGCCACCGGACGCCTGTCCGCACCGATACAGGGCACCGCCCGCTGCGCCCAGAACCGCGCCCGGCTCGTACGGGCCCTCTACGAACGGCTGGACTGCCTCACAGAACCCCCCCCGGCCGCCACATAG
- a CDS encoding IS1380 family transposase: MSSPEEGTFCVKDIGSRPRLVVSTDGSGVVGHAGARLLADLAEATRLTAAYSTVLRPLRPRGTGHDPGRIATDLAVMLADGGEAIADLAVLRDQREVFGPVASTPTAWRLLAAVDERILDRLRSARAAAREVAWLQAAETRTAIPAVKAGGRELPGLVLDLDATLVTCHSEKDQAAPTYKGGFGFHPLLCFLANTGEAMSGLLRPGNAGANTAADHITVLDQALAQIPDAHRHGTDILVRTDSAGSAKAFLTHLRALRDNGLHLRFSVGYAVTAPVRRAIRALPEQVWHPALDADGTLRESAEVAELTGMVDLNGYPAGTRIIVRRERPHPGAQLSLFDSDEGLRHQVFLTDTPYSGGGSAQFLEIRHRGHATVEDHIRCGKTTGFGRFPSRLFSVNAAWLELSLAAIDLLAWTRVLLLDGELAIAEPKKLRYRILHVAARLTRGGRRLHLRIAATWPWRHQLAAAFHRLAALPRPAN, encoded by the coding sequence CTGTCGTCGCCAGAGGAAGGCACTTTCTGCGTGAAGGATATCGGTTCACGGCCCCGGCTTGTGGTGTCCACCGACGGGTCGGGGGTGGTCGGGCACGCCGGAGCACGTTTGCTGGCGGACCTCGCCGAAGCGACCAGGCTGACGGCGGCCTATTCCACCGTGCTCCGGCCGCTTCGGCCGCGCGGCACCGGCCATGACCCAGGCCGGATCGCCACCGATCTCGCAGTGATGCTCGCCGACGGCGGCGAGGCGATCGCGGATCTGGCCGTTCTGCGGGACCAGCGCGAGGTGTTCGGACCGGTAGCCTCCACCCCGACGGCTTGGCGGCTGCTGGCCGCCGTCGACGAACGCATACTGGACCGCCTGCGGTCGGCCCGCGCCGCAGCCCGGGAGGTGGCCTGGCTACAGGCCGCCGAGACCCGCACCGCGATACCCGCAGTGAAGGCCGGCGGACGCGAACTGCCCGGCCTGGTCCTGGACCTCGACGCCACGCTGGTCACCTGCCACTCCGAGAAAGACCAGGCCGCACCCACCTACAAAGGCGGCTTCGGGTTCCACCCGTTGCTGTGTTTCCTGGCCAACACCGGCGAGGCGATGTCCGGGCTGCTCCGGCCTGGCAACGCCGGAGCCAACACCGCCGCCGATCACATCACCGTGCTCGACCAGGCCCTCGCGCAGATCCCCGACGCCCACCGGCACGGCACCGACATCCTGGTCCGCACCGACAGCGCGGGCAGCGCAAAGGCGTTCCTCACGCATCTACGCGCCTTGCGTGACAACGGCCTTCACCTGCGTTTCTCGGTCGGATACGCCGTCACCGCACCGGTCCGCCGCGCGATCCGCGCCCTGCCCGAACAGGTCTGGCACCCCGCCCTGGACGCCGACGGGACCCTGCGTGAGTCCGCCGAGGTCGCAGAGCTGACCGGCATGGTCGACCTGAACGGCTACCCGGCCGGCACCCGCATCATCGTGCGCCGCGAACGCCCGCACCCCGGCGCCCAGCTGTCCCTGTTCGACAGTGACGAGGGCCTGCGGCACCAGGTCTTCCTCACCGACACCCCGTACTCCGGCGGCGGCTCGGCCCAGTTCCTGGAGATCCGCCACCGCGGACACGCCACCGTCGAGGACCACATCCGGTGCGGCAAGACCACCGGCTTCGGACGCTTCCCATCCCGCCTGTTCTCCGTCAACGCCGCCTGGCTCGAGCTCAGCCTCGCGGCCATCGACCTTCTGGCCTGGACCCGCGTCCTGCTGCTGGATGGCGAGCTGGCTATCGCCGAACCCAAGAAACTCCGCTACCGGATCCTGCACGTCGCTGCCCGTCTCACCCGCGGCGGCCGTCGCCTCCACCTGCGGATCGCAGCAACCTGGCCCTGGCGACACCAACTCGCCGCCGCCTTCCACCGTCTGGCCGCCCTACCCCGCCCCGCCAACTGA
- a CDS encoding caspase family protein, translating to MPANHFGVVIGISHYPGISNLHGPVIDARAFHDWLVDPEGGQVPESNVELITTPAAGIPFPDAYDARPIKREIDRALERLNIQAKSIKDNPQRWRDSRLYFYVAGHGIMPGRGETALLLADARTGMYSNLELRSYLDWYRRCGLFQEVVVFADCCRNSVSQVEPSPVPFSNCARPELQVFTLVGYAAALGKPAYEEVEMSLPADERRGYFTKALIDGLSGGARDDPDFEAITAGTLAQYVAAAVADATRNKPVPQQVEMPADLVRPIILGNRKAEWACTVTIRFPIGWTRPVEIPFHNGQRAAHDPAAGPWTINLQPGVYGVVLPGTFDGSPFAGKGLFAITGGSCDVQL from the coding sequence ATGCCCGCCAACCACTTCGGTGTGGTCATCGGAATCAGCCACTACCCGGGCATCAGTAACCTCCATGGCCCCGTGATCGACGCGCGAGCATTCCATGACTGGCTGGTCGACCCGGAAGGCGGACAAGTCCCTGAGTCCAATGTGGAACTGATTACCACTCCTGCTGCGGGTATTCCCTTCCCTGACGCCTATGACGCGCGGCCGATCAAGCGTGAGATTGACCGTGCACTTGAGCGACTCAACATCCAGGCCAAATCCATTAAGGACAACCCCCAGCGCTGGCGCGACTCCCGGCTGTACTTCTATGTAGCTGGTCACGGGATCATGCCCGGCAGGGGAGAGACGGCGTTGCTGCTTGCCGATGCGCGGACCGGGATGTACTCGAACCTGGAGCTGCGGTCCTACCTTGACTGGTACCGCCGGTGCGGGCTGTTCCAAGAGGTCGTCGTATTCGCCGACTGCTGCCGAAACTCTGTCTCTCAAGTAGAGCCCTCCCCAGTGCCGTTCTCAAACTGTGCCCGTCCGGAATTGCAGGTCTTCACGCTCGTGGGATATGCGGCCGCCCTGGGTAAACCCGCCTATGAAGAGGTGGAAATGAGCCTGCCTGCCGACGAGCGGCGCGGCTACTTCACCAAGGCCCTCATCGATGGCCTTAGCGGTGGCGCGCGCGATGACCCTGACTTCGAGGCGATCACTGCCGGCACGCTCGCGCAATACGTCGCGGCCGCAGTCGCGGATGCGACCCGGAACAAGCCGGTGCCGCAGCAGGTTGAGATGCCTGCCGATCTCGTTCGCCCCATAATCCTCGGCAATCGCAAGGCCGAGTGGGCATGCACGGTGACCATACGCTTCCCGATCGGCTGGACCAGACCGGTGGAGATTCCGTTTCACAACGGGCAGCGAGCAGCCCACGACCCCGCAGCTGGCCCTTGGACGATCAACCTGCAACCCGGCGTGTACGGGGTGGTGCTTCCCGGCACCTTTGACGGCTCTCCGTTCGCCGGTAAAGGTCTGTTCGCGATCACGGGAGGCAGCTGTGACGTCCAGCTCTGA
- a CDS encoding DUF7221 family queuine tRNA-ribosyltransferase-like protein → MPRAGSPWALDSGGFTEITKFGKWRTTSQQYVQQIRRYRDEVGRLSWASQQDLICEDDALRMTGLSIDQHQDLTAANFLTLRELAPELPIIPVVQGWLRPHYARCVEKFAAAGVDLTKEPLVGVGSICRRPSTFTASWILEDLHSMGLKLHAFG, encoded by the coding sequence CTGCCCAGAGCCGGAAGCCCGTGGGCGCTCGACAGCGGCGGTTTCACGGAGATCACCAAGTTCGGCAAATGGCGCACCACATCGCAGCAGTACGTGCAGCAGATCCGCAGGTACAGGGATGAGGTGGGCCGGCTGTCCTGGGCCAGCCAGCAGGACCTCATATGCGAGGACGATGCGCTGCGCATGACCGGCCTGTCGATCGACCAGCACCAGGACCTCACCGCCGCGAACTTCCTGACCTTGCGCGAGCTCGCTCCCGAGCTTCCGATCATCCCGGTTGTCCAGGGATGGCTTCGTCCCCACTACGCCCGGTGTGTCGAGAAGTTCGCGGCGGCCGGCGTCGATCTGACCAAGGAGCCCCTCGTCGGCGTGGGCAGCATCTGCCGGCGGCCCAGCACCTTCACGGCGAGCTGGATCCTGGAGGACCTGCACTCCATGGGCTTGAAGTTGCACGCCTTCGGCTAA